From Bacteroides uniformis:
AATCAACTGGTAGCCACCGGCAAAAGTATCAATGCAGAGCCGGTGGAGGTGTCCATGCCCCGGAATGCCAAGTTGTGGAGTCCGGATTCCCCCTTCCTCTATACGCTGAAAGTGACTCTGAAAAGCGGAGGCAAGGTAGTGGATAAGGTGGACAGCTATGCTGCCATGCGTAAGTACTCCACCCGTCGTGACGCGGATGGCATCGTACGCCTGGAACTAAATAACGAGGCTTTGTTCCAGTTTGGACCGCTGGACCAGGGTTGGTGGCCCGACGGACTGTATACAGCTCCCACAGACGAGGCTTTGCTGTATGATGTACAGAAGACGAAAGATTTCGGTTTCAATATGATTCGCAAGCATATCAAGGTGGAACCGGCACGTTGGTACACACATTGTGACCGTTTGGGTATCATCGTATGGCAGGATATGCCGAGCGGTGACCGTAATCCGGAATGGCAGAACCGCCGCTATTTCGACGGAACAGAACTGAAACGCTCCGCCGAATCCGAAGCCTATTATCACAAGGAATGGAAGGAAATAATGGATTGTCTCTACTCTTATCCGTGTATCGGTACATGGGTACCGTTCAACGAAGCCTGGGGGCAGTTCAAGACGGTAGAGATAGCCGAATGGACGAAACAGTATGACCCGACCCGTCTGGTGAATCCGGCAAGTGGCGGTAACCATTATACTTGCGGTGACATGCTCGACCTCCACAACTATCCCCAACCGGAGATGTATCTGTATGATGCACAGCGTGCCACGGTTTTGGGTGAGTATGGCGGCATCGGCCTTGTCTTGAAAGACCATATCTGGGAACCGAACCGCAACTGGGGATATGTTCAGTTCAACTCTTCCAAAGAAGTGACTGATGAGTACGTGAAATATGCCGATATGCTGTATCAGATGATAAAAAGAGGTTTCTCGGCAGCCGTCTATACACAGACCACGGATGTGGAGGTGGAAGTGAACGGTCTGATGACTTACGACCGCAAGGTGATAAAGCTGGATGAGAAACGCGTGAAAGAGATAAATACACGTATCTGCAATTCACTTAAGAAATAGGGGCATTTACAATTTACCATTTACAAAGTACAATTTGGCTGCGCTGTCATCTGCATAGTTAAATTGTACTTTGTAAATGGTAAATTGTACATTAAAAATGTTGTTATGAAACGATTGATTATAAAGCTTTTCCTTAGTCTGTGCCTATGGGCGGTATTGCCGGTCTGTGCGCAGGATGCTGTTCATTACTATTTCAGAACGATGGATATCCGGAACGGTCTTTCGCAGAACACCGTGTATCAGATTTTGCAGGATAGGAAAGGCTTTATGTGGTTCGGAACCAAGGACGGTCTGAACCGTTATGACGGATTGTCTTTCCGTATTTACAAGAAAGAGAACTCCGGTTTAGGAAAGAACTTCATAACTGCGCTCTACGAGGACCGCCGGGGAAATATCTGGATTGGTACCGATGGGGGAGTCTTTATTTACGACCCGGTACTGGATTCCTTTACCGCTTTCGATGAGGCCAGTGATAACGGCAGTATCATCAGGGATTTCGTCACCATGATTGGAAGTGACGAGGACGATAATATCTGGATATCGGTAGAAAACCAGGGGTTGTTCTGCTATAAACCGGATGAAGGGAGGCTGCTGAACCATCTGCACGATTCGGGACTGCCCAATGTAACCCGCTTTTGGCTGAATGGGAATACGTGTTGGCTGGCCTTGTATGCGGATAATCTTTACTATACGAAAGCTGACTTTGAAACTCCTCTGCAGCCTTTCAAGGACGCGGAAGGAAATGAGATTTTCAAGAATGATATTATCAACTGGCAGGTCAGCGGACCCCATAACTGCGTGTATATCGCTTCGCTGAACGGGTTGACAGAGATAAATCAGACTACAGGCAAGACGCGGAAACTGCTGAACACCTATGTGAGGGCTTTGCAGTTCAAATCTGACAACGAGCTGTGGGTGGGCGCAGAGTCCGGCTTGTATATTTACAATCTGACGAATGACAAGATTACCCATTTAACCGTTCCCGACCAGGATGATTTGTATGCATTGTCGGACAATGCCATTTATTCGCTCTGTTGCGACAAGGAGAACGGCATGTGGATAGGTTCTTATTTCGGTGGAGTGAATTATTGTCCTTATCAGTGGACTTATTTCGAGAAATTCTATCCGAGAGACAATCTCAGGCATTTCGGCCGTCGTGTACGGGAAATCTGTGAAAGTAATGATGGCACCTTGTGGATAGGTACCGAAGACAAAGGCTTGTTCAATTACAATCCGGAAAACGGAAAGATAGAGCCTTTTGAGCATCCGGCCATTTATCAGAATGTCCACGGCCTTTGCCTGGACGGGGATGATTTGTGGGTGGGTACGTTCTCCGGTGGTCTGAACCGGGTGAATCTTCGGACCAGGCAGGTGAAACATTATGCCAAGGGTGAGAGTGAGAATTCCATGGTCGCCAATGACGCCTTTACCATTTGCAGGACCACTACGGGAGACGTGTGGATAGGCACCACGTCCGGTCTGTTGAAGTACAATCGCTCTACAGATGACTTTACCCGGATTCCTCAGCTGAAGAATATGTTTACTTATAACATTCTGGAGGACTTCAACGGAAATCTGTGGTTTGCTACTTTCTCCAATGGAGTGTTCTGCTACAATGTAAGAAGCCAGCAGTGGAGGAATTATCTGTCTAATGAGAATGATTCGACCTCTCTTCCCTACAATAAGGTAATCAGTATCTACGAAGACAGCAGGAAGCGTCTGTGGTTCATGACGCTGGGTGAGGGCTTTTGCCGCTACAATCCGGAAACGGACAATTTTACCCGTTATGACATGTCGAAAGGATTTCCGAGCAACACTATCTACAAGATGGTCGAGGATAAGCGGGGTAACTTATGGATTACTTCCAATTATGGTCTGGTCTGCTTCAATCCCGATACGGAGAGCAAACATGTCTATACCACGGCAAACGGGCTGCTGAGCAACCAATTTAATTTCCAGTCCGGTTACATTGACAAGAAGGGACGCATCTATTTGGGAAGTATCAACGGATTCATAGCCTTTGACCCGGAAACTTTTGTGGAGAACACTTTTCTCCCTCCCGTAGTGATTACAGATTTTTATCTGTTCAACAAACGGCTTTCGGTGGATAGTCCGGATTCTCCTTTGGAGAAGAGCATCACCTATGCGGATGAGATAGAGCTGGATGCCGACCAGAATTCTTTCTCTTTTCAGGTTGCAGCCCTGAGTTACCAGGCACCCGAAATGAATGGTCTTGAATGTAAGCTGGAAGGCTTTGACCGCGACTGGTATACGGTAGGGCGGAATTCCATCATCAACTATTCAAACCTTCCTTATGGAAGCTATACATTGCGTATAAAAGGTTCCAACAGCGATGGCAAGTGGAACGCGACGGAACGTGTGCTCGACATCCATATTCATCCTCCTTTCTATCTCTCCACTTGGGCGTATGCTGTTTATACGGTATTGGCGTTATGTTCACTGGCTGCTGTAATTATCTATTTCAGAAAACGGACCCGGCAGAAGCATCAGCAGGCTATGGACAAGTTTGAGCGGGAAAAGGAACGGGAGTTGTATACTGCGAAGATAGACTTCTTCACGAATGTGGCGCATGAGATACGTACACCGCTTACACTGATAAAGAGTCCGCTCGAGAATGTATTGGCTTCCCGTTCTGTTTCGGATGACATCAGGGATGATTTGGAGACCATGGAACTGAACACCAACCGACTGCTTGATTTGGTGAACCAGTTGCTGGACTTCCGGAAGACGGAGACACAAGGCTTCCAATTGAATTTTGTGGAATGTGACGTGTCTGAGCTCTTACAAAAGACGTATAAGCGTTTCAAGCCTTTGGCACGTGAAAGGGGGCTGGCATTGAGTATAGAGACTCCCGAAAGCTTGTATGCTTCGGTTGATAGGGAAGGGCTTACCAAGATTATCAGCAATCTGCTGACCAATGCGATAAAGTATTCGGAGACCTATATACGCATCAGGCTATATTCGGAAGGTGAAAGACTGCTGCTTTCTGTATGCAATGACGGCCTTGTCATTCCGGTAGAGATGCGCGAGGAGATTTTCAAGCCGTTCATCCAGTATAAAACCGGTACCTTGCGCTCTGTACCCGGCACCGGTATCGGGCTTGCACTTGCCCGTTCATTGGCCGAACTCCATGAGGGTACGTTGTACATGGAAGATTCGATGGAGAACAACTGTTTCCTGCTGTCACTTCCGCTGAAGCACGAGCAGACGGTGGCTATGGAGCATAAAGAACCGGTAACGGGCGGGGAATCCTCTGAGGAAAGTGGTGCAGGTACTGCCTTGGAACAGCACCGGTATACTCTTTTGGTGGTGGAAGACAGTCTGGAAATGCAGGCATTTGTTGTGAAACAGCTCTCTTCGGAATATCGTGTGCTGACTGCCGTGAATGGGGTGGAAGCTTTGAAGGTGTTGAAGGAACATACTGTAAATCTTGTCATTTCAGACATTATGATGCCCGAGATGGATGGATTGGAGCTGTGCGAGCATCTGAAGTCCGAGCTTGACTATAGCCATATACCGATTATCCTGCTTACGGCGAAGACGACTCTTCAAGCCAAAATAGAGGGAATGAAGCTGGGGGCTGACGTATATATAGAGAAACCTTTCTCCGTGGAATATCTGAAAGTTTGTGTGGCCAATCTGCTGAACAACCGTGAGAAGCTACGGGCTTCTTTTGTCAATTCTCCCTTTGTGCAGACGGGCAGTATGGCAATGACAAAGGCAGATGAATCTTTCCTTAAAACATTGAAGGAAGTGGTGGTTGCCAATATGCAGAATCCGGATTTCTGCCTGGATGATATGGCAAGCCTGCTGAACATGAGCCGGTCGAGCCTGAACCGGAAGATAAAGGGCATATTGGATATGACTCCCAATGACTACATCCGTCTGGAGCGGTTGAAGAAAGCGGCGCAGCTTTTAAAGGAAGGAGAGTGTAAAATCAATGAGGTTTGCTATATGACCGGCTTCAATACTCCTTCCTATTTTACCAAGTGCTTCCAAAAACAATTTGGTATTCTGCCCAAAGACTTCGTGAAATGATAGCATGGAATGCTTGCTAAATATAACAATCCAATCAAATGCCCCTGAGGTGTCTCTCAGGGGCATTTTTTGGATTTATAATTGCATAGATTGAAGCGATATTTGCATTAATTTTAGCTTTATGCGGATATATTTGCATCCGAAAGCCAACAATTTATAATACTATGACCCCTATGCCTATGACGTAACAAATCCTAATCAATGTTCTATGATTGGCAGAAGTGACTAATCACTTTCTGCGGTGTATTTAAAAAGCGGGCGTTAGTTTCCGCATAGTTTTAAAATCTAATTCTATAAAAAATGATCAAGAAAATCTTATTCTTATTCTTTGTTGTGTTTGCAGCTACCGCTTATTCACAAGATGTGACCATAACGGGAACGGTGACGGATGCAAATAGTGAGCCTTTGGTGGGCGTGAATGTATTGGTGAAGGGTACTACCACGGGTGCCATTACCGATATTGACGGTAATTTCTCAGTGAGTGGAAAAAAAGGAAGTACACTCGTTTTCTCTTATATCGGTATGCTTACGCAGGAAGTTGTCTATAAGGGAACTGCCTTGCGCGTGGTGATGAAAGATGATTCGAAAGCACTGGAAGAAGTGGTTGTCATCGGTTATCAGACCGTGAAGAAGTCCGACTTGACTGGAGCGGTTGCCGTTGTTGATACCAAGGAAATGAAGAAAAGCGCTGCAGGAACACTGGTCAGCCAGATGCAGGGTTTGGCAACCGGTATTAACGTACGCAGTAGCGGTAGGGCGGGCGAAGATGCCTCTATTGAAATTCGCGGTGTCGGTTCTTTGAGTAATAACTCTCCGTTGTGGGTAATTGATGGTATGATTACAGATCCGGGAGTTGACTTCAACCCTGCAGATGCAGAATCCATCCAGATTCTGAAGGACGCTTCTGCTGCTGCCATCTACGGTTCGCGTGCTGCCAATGGTGTGATTATCGTTACTACCAAGAAGGGTACGAAAGGTCCCATGAAGGTGAATGTAAGCGTAAAGGAAACATTGGAATGGAGCCCGAAATTTGATTTGATGAATGCGGCAGAATATATCAAGTATAATGATATTGCCTATAATGAAGCTATCAAAGATGGCATTGCTACTGTAAACAGCACTCAGAAACACTCACAGTATGATACCAACTGGCAGGATGAAGTGTTGAAGACCGCATTGGTGCAGGACTACAACGTATCACTCTCCGGTGGCGGTGACTCCGGTAGTTATTTTGTATCAGCCGGCTACTATAACAATGACGGCGTTTCTTATGGAAATACTTTCGACCGTTATAGCTTCCGTGTCAATACACAAGGTAAAAAGGGCTGGTTCTCTTTTGGTGAAAACTTGGCTTATTCACTCACAAACACAGACCCGAACCAGACCAATACCTACAATGACTTTTTGCGTATGATGCCTACTATTCCTATCTATGATGAGAATAATCCGGGTGGATATGGCTATGGTGATGCTGCCAAATACAATACTTTTGGTGTGAACCCGATTGCCCGTGAAGATTTGGAATACCGTCATTTCCGCCAGAATCGTCTGAATGGTTCTTTATGGTTGGAATTCAAGCCATTCGAATTCCTTTCCTATAAATTCAATGGTGGTATTGACCTTTACTTTTATGAGAATTCATGGTTCCGTGGAGAAGGTAACTGGACTCAGAATCAGGAACACCGTGATCCGGAAAGCCAGAAGGCGCGTGACAATACCTACAACATGTTGATTGAGCACACGTTGAACTTCAATAAGGATTTTGGCAAGCATCATGTGGATGCTGTAGTCGGTACTACTTACCAGCACCATGAATGGGAAGGCTTGTGGGCTTCCCGTCTGAACTTCCCGATGTTGGGTAACGGTGATTATCTGACTGTATTGAATGCCGGACAAAGCAACCAGCAGAATTCAAACAGTATCAGTGAGAATGCGATGATTTCTTATTTGGGACGTGCGAACTACATTTATGATGATAAATACTATCTGACTGCCACCTTCCGTCGTGACGGAACCTCCCGTCTGGCTAAGGAAAACCGTTGGGGTAATTTCCCGTCATTCTCCGGTGCCTGGAGAATTTCAAAAGAGGAATTCTTTGATGTGCCTTGGATTAATGATTTGAAGATTAGAGGTAACTGGGGCCGTCTTGGTAACTCTTCCATTGGCGATTGGGATTATATTGGAACTATCAATCAGAGTATTGTAACTGTATTCGGAGGTGCTATTGTTCCGGGTTCTACTCAGGTGAAACTTGTGAATGCAGGTCTTGTTTGGGAAACGAAAGAAACGGTGAATGTAGGTTTTGATGCCAGCTTCCTTAACCAGCGCTTGACTGTCAGCGCAGAGTATTACAACTCAAAGACCAGTGATGTATTGGCAGAGACTCCGATTGCCATTTCTACCGGTAACCAAGGAGGTTCTCCATGGAAAAATGCTGCCAGCTTGCGCAACAAGGGCTTCGAGTTTACACTTGGTTGGAAAGACCAGATTTCGGACTTTAAGTATAGCGCTTTGCTGAATGTGACTACTATGGATAACGAAGTATTGAGCTTGGGCCGTGATGGTACTAATAGGGATTATATTGATTCCGGTCAGGCAAGAACCAAACCGGGCAGATCTTTGGCTGAATTTTATTTGAGAAAGACAGACGGTATTTTCAAGACACAAGAACAGATTGATAATTATGTGACATCTACGGGTACCCCCATTATGATTGAGGGAAAGCGTCCTCAATTGGGAGATGTCAAGTATCTCGATTTGAATGATGATGGAGAGATTACTGATGCCGACCGTGGTTATTGTGGTAGCCCCTGGGCCAAGATGCAAATGTCATTGGTATTCAATGCAGAATGGAAGAACTTCGATTTCAGTATGATGTGGAATGGTCAGTTCGGCAATAAGATATACAACGTATCCCGCTGGCAAGGACGTCTGTTTGCAGACAACTCCAACTATATCCGTTTTAAAAAGGGTGAAGAACCTTACCAGGTAAATCCTAACTCCAATACCCCGCGTATCATTTACGGTGATTTCCGCAACTCCCGTGATGCCGACCGTTTCCTGGAGAATGGCTCTTACTTCCGTATGAAGAACATTTCCATTGGATATAACTTCAGACAAGATTGGTTGAAGAATTTGGGAGTCGAGAAGCTCCGTCTGTTTGCTACCGGCAGCAATTTGATTACCATCACCGGATATTCCGGCTTGGATCCTGACTTCAAGGGTGCGAATTCCGTTTGGAACAGTGGTACGGACAGCTTTGCATATCCCAATACCCGTTCGGTAATGTTTGGATTGGATTTGACCTTTTAACTTATAAATCAGCTTATAAATTATGAAAAAGATATATTATGGATTAATGCTTGCAGGTGCCTTGACGTTGTGCACCGGATGCAGTTCGAGTTTATTGGATATTGATAATCCCAATGAAGTGACCAATGATACTTATTGGAATAAGCCGGAAGATGCGACAGCCGGTGTGAATGCCTGCTACAGTTTTCTTTATAAGGAAGGTACTTGGATGCGTTGGCTCTCTTTCCGCTATGATTTGACTTCGGACGAAGGATGGAGTTCTTCTCCTTGGATTGAATTGGGCGACTGGACACGTTTCCTTTACAACAACTATAATTTTTATGAAGGCAACAACATACATTGGGAGCATTTCTATGTAGGTATTTTCCGTTGTAATCAGGTGTTGGCTCATGTTCCTTCTATTGAAATGGACGAGACGACGAAAAACCAGGTACTGGCACAAGCTTCTTTCTTGCGTGCATTGTGGTATTTTCAGGTAAATCTGTTGTGGGATAAAGGAACTATGCCGTTGGAGCCTAAAGATGCTTCCTATATACCGGAAGATGCTTCCGAGCAGGAAATATGGGACCAGGTAGAGAAAGATTTGACTTTTGCCATGCAGTATTTGCCGGAATCTTGGGATGCTGCCAATCTGGGACGTGCTACCAAAGGTGCTGCCAAGGCATTGTTGGGCAAGGCTTATATGCAACAACATAAGTATGACAAGGCAAAGGAACAGTTGCAATGGCTGATTGATAAAGAGGGCTCTTTGTACGGTCTTATTGCCAACCGTGAGGATAACTTCACCGACTTGGACGAGAACAACAAGGAAGGCATCTTTGAAATTCAGTTCGATGACCAGAACAAGGGTGGCACGGGTAATGACGCCAGTATGGCATTCGGTTTCCAGCGTACTCAGTTCTATGCTCCGAGTGGTATAGGTTGGGGAGACGGTAAGGCACGCCGCTGGCTGGTAGACGAGTTCTTGAAAGAGAAGCGTGTGGACGGAAAGAACGACTTGCGTTTGTACGGTAGCATTTTGTACCGTGGATTCTCACAAGACTTCCCCGACCAGCCGAAAAGTTACTATAGATTTGAAAATGCCGATTGGAATGACGGTTGGGGAACTGACCCGGAAGACTGCTATATCCGTAAATACAATACTTCGTACTATCGTAGTGCAGAAGATTATTTTGCCCGTAACAACTATCGTATCATGCGTTACGCAGATATACTGATGAACTATGCAGAGTGTCTTGTTGAAACGGGAACCAATCCTGCCGATGCTGCTGTTTATGTGGACAAGGTAAGAGAACGTGCCGGTCTGGCCAAGTTGGAAGACAGTCAGTGGAAAGACTGCTTGAGCTCTAAAGATGCCTTTATCAAGCGTCTGCAGATGGAACGTACATTGGAACTCTGTTTCGAAGGTTGGCGTTGGGCTGACTTGAAGCGTTGGGGATTACTTGATTCCCAGGCTGGAATTGATGAACTGAAAGCTCGTGACAAGGACTTTGACAACTTTATTGTCGGCAAGCACAGACGTCTGCCTATTCCAAGAGATGAGGTGGAAAACAGCACAGTAGGTGGTGTTGCACATCTTACTCAGAATCCTAACTATTAATAACCGAAGAAGGCTATGCCCGGAAGCCTGTTCCCATTCAGGATGCTTCCGGCATAGCCTTTTCTTTCTTAAATCTTATACCATATGCTTGTCTGTAAAAAACTACTATTACCATTCGCTTTTGCCTGTTGCGGCGCTTTGTTTGCGCAGAACATCCAGAATCCGGTACTTCCGGGAGTGGCGGATGCCGGCGTAATGAAATACAACGGCAAATACTATATTGGCGGGGTCCGTACAAACGGGGATTTCTATGTGTCCGATGACCTGGTTCATTGGGGGAAACCTATCCATGTCGTATCCATGGACAATGACTGGACCAGAGGCAGCGGAGCCGGAAATGACCAGATTCATGCCAATGACATGTTCTATCTGAACGGAGATTTTCATTTGTACTGGTCGGTCAATTATTGGGGGAAGGACAAGCATGCCGTTCACATTGTACATGCGCAGAGCAAAGATGCCCTGGGCGCTTACACAGAGCCGAACAAGAAGACATGGATGGATAACCGTATCGACCCCAAAGTTTTCAGAGATGATGACGGGCAACTATACATGTATATGGTACGCTTTACCGATGGGAATACCATCTGGGGACGTAAAATGAAGAACCCGGCAGAATTTGCCGGCGAACCGGTGTGCCAGTTCGCCTCATTGCCGGACACATGGGAAACGATGGATAACAGAGTGGCGGAGGGACCGTGGGTCATGAAGTATAGAGACCGCTACTATATGATGTACAATGCCAACCACACCTCTACAGAGTGGGGCAATTATCAGTTGGGAGTTGCTGAGGCAGACTCTCCTTTAGGTTTTCAAAATGGTAATAAATATAGCTATCCGGTTGTAGGCTGCAATCAGACACAACTGGAGGAGAAGCAAGTGGATTTATTGCGGTATGGCCGCACGTATGAGCCGTTGTTTGCTTATACGGAGAGCAAACCGGGAAGCGATTGGACAAAAGTGACCTACGATGACTCCGGCTGGGCGAGGGGGGAGACCGGCTTTTCGTCCCGTGAAGTGAAAGGTTCCACCACCCGGCATCTGGGCACCTTGTGGAATACGCCCTCCTTATGGTTGCGAAAGACTTTCTCTGCCGGTAGCGAAACCGGCAACCTGGCATTGCGTGTCGCTCACGACGGAGATACCCGGATTTATCTGAACGGAACACTTGTCTACGAGAAGCAGGGGCGTGATTATTGTATCGTGAACCTGGACAAGAAGCTGCGTGCTGCTTTGAAGGAAGGCACGAATCTGCTTGCCGTAGAAACAAACAAGGGACGTTCGCAATTCTTCGACGTTTCTCTGTTCGATATGAAAGACGGTATTGCCGATGATATTCTGATGACTCCCGGTCAGCCCAATATTTTGAGAGGCCCCAACGGATTTGAATGGTGGCTGATTTATATGGCAAACAAGAACGATGAGCATCGGGGGCAATATATCAACCGTGTCCAGTTCTTCGACAAGACGTTGTTTGTGGATGGTATCACCGGCCCTCGCACGGCAGGTTATCATCCCGAACCTTCGATGCCTACCTTTGCGGGTAAAGGCGAGACAGCTTCGTTCGGTGTGTTGCAACAAGTACAGCCGTCCGTGGCTTACTTGTTCGAGACGGGAGTCAAGACCGAGGGTGGAGCCGGCATCGTTGCCTGGTGGAAGGATGCGGATAACTGTGCCTATGTCGGTCTGGATGCC
This genomic window contains:
- a CDS encoding family 43 glycosylhydrolase, which produces MLVCKKLLLPFAFACCGALFAQNIQNPVLPGVADAGVMKYNGKYYIGGVRTNGDFYVSDDLVHWGKPIHVVSMDNDWTRGSGAGNDQIHANDMFYLNGDFHLYWSVNYWGKDKHAVHIVHAQSKDALGAYTEPNKKTWMDNRIDPKVFRDDDGQLYMYMVRFTDGNTIWGRKMKNPAEFAGEPVCQFASLPDTWETMDNRVAEGPWVMKYRDRYYMMYNANHTSTEWGNYQLGVAEADSPLGFQNGNKYSYPVVGCNQTQLEEKQVDLLRYGRTYEPLFAYTESKPGSDWTKVTYDDSGWARGETGFSSREVKGSTTRHLGTLWNTPSLWLRKTFSAGSETGNLALRVAHDGDTRIYLNGTLVYEKQGRDYCIVNLDKKLRAALKEGTNLLAVETNKGRSQFFDVSLFDMKDGIADDILMTPGQPNILRGPNGFEWWLIYMANKNDEHRGQYINRVQFFDKTLFVDGITGPRTAGYHPEPSMPTFAGKGETASFGVLQQVQPSVAYLFETGVKTEGGAGIVAWWKDADNCAYVGLDAENRSWYLRTLVGGKENKESYALPEDFRWGVYHHLRIERNGGCLKIWLDEIPAPGRHVFAEALPVEEAGVPGVFDETKSALFEGATYTIGFDDVHFQLSGNEELLKGDFLNDYEFSFQLSGLSGQDKAGSYPVYVDKDNYVKAQFDGITRMLEVTAVKKGKTAWKKEFPLGCLQTLYPDVKYTDFIEKGYRFAAPAWLDTLYLNRHEAGNKSEFVDDMFGKFDIEYLNGGEWHPIENKDRGIAEHPAYNYCTFTPVKAEGIRFINKEAEDLERHIYKIGVHELWKESYNFRAVRRADKLYLFVDGRELGALDIRYPASRIGFCSEGGSPVYSGTLYYHVGQRRD